The nucleotide sequence GACTTGGGACTTTTGAATTTGTGAAACTAATATGCTGTTAATCATCACTGTTTTGGTGAATGTAAGGAAATCTATCTAATTGTTTTTGTTCGATGAGGTGCTAGCTCAGAGGTAAGAGCATAGCTTTATTACCTCAAGGGATGAAGTTCAGAACCCCTCGGGGGATTATTGTAAAATGTTGAACAAGCTATTTTAACCCTTGATAAACCACTGCATTAGAAACTATTACTCAACCCCAAAATACCAGCGATATAACAATTTATACGCAAATGGCGAATGCAATCATATTATCATATTAACCCACGATAAACCACTGCATTAGAAACTATTGTTCACAAAATATCAGAAACagaaaatttatatgaaaaaaggAATGCATCAATCAGACGACTCAAGAAATGAAGAAATAATATTGGGAAGCTGTGGTGGCATTCTTAAAAGGAAAAGTAATATGGGAATATTTTTAATTGGCTCCACTGAACGCATACAAACAGAAACAGCGATGAAAGAGATATTAAGATGGTCCCATTAAGACATGCACATATGATTATACTGAACATTATATAAGAAAAGATAcacagaaataaaaaaataaaaaaaaaatactcaccGAGTCAAACAGAAGGGGCAGCCAAAAGCGCTGAGGGGTTGATGGATTTTTCATAAGCTGcagaatgaaaagaaaaatgttttacatttcaaaaaagaaagctGACTAACAACTGAATCGGAATTCAAGAAAAAACTAGAACTTCATTAGTGGAATTCCTCTATTTCTGGGTCCCCGTTAATGGAGTACTCTCTCCGGTCACATATATAAGAAAAGATtcttttttaggttcattgaataattaatgtatctggtTTACAATGTAAaccagatacattaattattcaatgaacctacgAAAAGAATCTTTTCGTATATataagaccggagggagtacaacATTAGAGATGAAGGCATAAAGAAATTTATGCGGGAAACAATAGAATATTATAGCTGCATAGCATTCATATTCCATGATATTTGAGACTACTGTAAGCTGACTCCAAAGTCCAAACTACATCACTGTATGTTTATACTGCTAATTACATATGTCAATCAATAAACTGTCTGCaccataaaaatatttaaactatCTAATTCAGTTACTGTCTATACCATAAATTTATCTATTCAATGAGTTGCCATGTCAATGTCTGAACTTTGTTTCCTgccaaaatgatatttttagttTCTATGCAAATCATggacattttttaataaaagattcGATTGGTTTTTTTGTCCATGCAAGTTGCGGCTCACTGCTCTAAGCTCTAGTTATCAACAAAATTGGGCCCAGATCCCCTATTGTCAACCTCATCCTTCCTAACAAAGATATTAGAATTTTGGATTTAGCCTAACTCAAccctacaaaaccggcttgtaaggtgaggaatGCCCAACTTATAAACACATATTCTGACCATATCTTTTCCAACCCTAGGAAcaccaaaaaaactaaaattagagagagaaaacaaaagtacccttgtaaaataaataaaatagcagCGCATAAAATAGCTTTGAAATTTATTACAAACAAAGAACTATTGGAAATGAAAACTATTTTTACATGAAAACACGTAAAAAGATAATGGACCAACTCGAAAAACTTGTGTACGTAGTGAGACGTGAGATTTTGGCTACGAGATATCTTTTGtaacatataatatattaaagactaaattatattttcgatctctttttcttgttttaggTTTTCATTtgctcattttttattttaaaatagtcttttgttTTACAAAGTTATGTTAGTGTGGTACTTTCCGTTTAAAATGTGTTGTGGAGAGGACATGTTGGTTTACTTTATGAAATATGAGAccatttgaaagaaaatatattaaaaaatcaaattaaaatctaaaatgaAGATAATATACCAAAAGTTGTGGCTGCTGGTATGTTATTTCATATTTAGGTGGGAGTTGGTGCTTGCTGTTATTGGTTGTTTCCCTGAATGTGTTGTCCAGATTTCTCTTTTTGAAACCATTGCTTCTAAtatttggagacaaaatcaTGTTCTTTCTATCTTAGGGTATAACTTATAAGCAACATGTCACCTTTACTGACGATTTCTTACAATGtacttatattttcaataaaagatCATTGCAAGCTATTCAATATCTTCCAAAAGTTTTGCTATTACAACTTAATTTGGAAAAACACGCATTTTGCACAGTAGCacgtctaattttttttttttttcctgactGTTTCAATTTGTTCAAGACTCTTCGCAGCATTATACATCAATCTAGTTGTCCACCTACACTCCAACAAAATTGTATGGCCTAAAGGAAACAGACATATTGTTGGCATTGCTCGTAAGCTCTTACTGAATGCCAATGCACCTTTGAAGTTTTAGGATTATGTTGTTCATCTTGATggatatatatttaataaattgaATGCCATCTTCATTTTTGGACAATCCCCGTCATGCCTCTAGTGTCTTTGGTAGTACTTGTTTTGTTCATGGTATATTGTTTAGTTGAATTCAGTATATAAGGAATACTAGTAAATAACATGACAATTTTGTACAATCAGCTTACTGTTTTATTGGGGACAGCATAATCGTAGAAGTTTGCAAATGTAAATTAATACCAGTATGAGGGAGCCTACAGCTTGTCTAGCAGCATCAGTCGATTTTCCACTATATACCATCTGAAGGGATTTTTTGAAATCTCTATACCTGAATGCAATAAAAGACAATTGTTAGAACTAAGAAAATTACAAGTAATTAGATGAAGATGTGAAAATAAGATTAAAGTGACAGCATAGGATGTTCATACTTGTGTAAAAACTCAAGACCTCCAGCAGGCTTAGATTCAGATCCCAATAACTCAATTAAGCCTTCCCATTGCTGTAAAACACATGGATTGCTGAAGTGAGAgattgaaattattattaaaaaaaatcatatccaCATACAAACTTAAAGATAGTAAAACTTTTGCACAAGTTTTTATTGTAGCAGTATGAGAAGTACTTTGAAGCTTTCGTCGGAGATTGACTTTCCAACTGAATCAAATAACTGTTGTGCAATCCTATCAAGACAGTTTGTATCTTGGGATTGTTGAAGCCAAAATACTCCAGCACCTTTACGACCATGCTTCCAGTGATAGACTCCAGCAACCTATATATTAAACAAGCATATTCAATTCTATGGAACTACATTATTAAAAGATGTTGAAGATTTTAATCTCCAAGCTTTCTACCCATAGTATTTGCAATAGTTAACCTAATCAAGAATGTAAGTTACCTTCATGATATTTGAACTGATATGATCAAGCTCATATAAGCGGCATATCTCGATGTTCTGCATGAGTAGGAATGATTTGTCTGTCACTCACAAGCATATTAAAAGAGTACTAAGGATCATATggatatgattttttaattgaaaatgaaaaacagtAAGGTGAAACAGTTACCTTAAGCAACATGTTGTTGTGTTGAACAGATTGTCGGTACAATAAATTCTCTAGCAAGCCCATTCCTTGCTTCATGCACGATGTTAAATATATTGGAGCTATCTGCAGATATGCAAACATAAAACGACACGAGCACCAAATTAGATTACTTCTACAAAATATTGCTGTCATGCACATAGTTGATACAACAACTAcattcttcaataaaaaaaaagaaagaaataaaacttCATTTGGCCTGGAATTTCATAGTCATATGTATGAGACATCAGTTTCATCATTGCTCTTCAGTAAATTTCAACGTTCATCAAGAATGAGTACAGTTCATCTAAGATAATTTACCAATTCAAGATCAAATAAGCAGGATATTTTTGGCGTGAGTAACTTGCACTTACTTGCCAGGTCAATGCATGTGATGATAGAACTTGAGCATATGCAAGGCGATGAAGTTCCACCATACTGATTCCCCCCAAGTTATAACGCTCATCATATAGAAGAATCTCTGCTTGCTCACTCCCTGCAGTTAACAATTCCACGGCGTGTGCAACCATCCTATTTTATTGACACGAGATGACACATACAAAAGTCacattttattaaacaaaattaatgaaGGGAGTTACTCAGATGATCTGTACTGATTATTTTagtcaaaatatataattttaagtcaaaatctaaattttgaACATTTTCATTGTGAGCTTCTTGAGAGAAAAATAATCTAATACAAACATGCatatagtaataaataaataaaattaataaaagaaaaacagcTCACCAAGGACCGAATTCTCTGGAAATTTCCGCTAAAACAACCTAAGACATTTCAACATGATCATAGTCAATCGACTTTAAAACgggaaagaaaaaattcattgaaaggaaaaaaaatggagcATGAATAAATAAGTTTCACTTTTACCTCCGTATTTTCTCCAAGAATTCCAATTAAAAGTCCAGTCAACCTATGGGTACCAGTAGGTGGTTTCAATTGGATGCACTTCTGGGCCAAATTATACATGCTTTCTACTCCCTGCGTAGAAAAGGGGGCACCGAAATTATTTAGAGattcaattaataaacaaaGATATATGAAGATTATTTAAAAACAGCATatgtaaaaatcattttataaaagttaattGCATAAGTGGATTAAACTTACGATCATAAATGGCCTGATGTATAGAAAATGAGAAATATACAACTCAACCCAGTAACATGAAGCTGTACAGAGGCTCTCAGTGTTACCCAGCATAACTTGTAGCAAGTTTCTTAAGCCCACACGAGTTTGTTGATTATCACACTGAATCCAAAATGGACTGCAGTCCAGTTTAGTAATTTGTGACCTCCATTTTTCCCAGGCCTATAAAATAGAATACATCACATCTTATAACTGTGGAGTAAATGTGCTGAAAAGCAAATGTACTACTAATGCATCTTAAAGTATTGCGGAATTTGGATATACTTTGATAAAGTCAGGCTTGGATTTAAAGCATTCTCCCAAATTTCCAGCAGCAGATTCAGGACGTAATCGAGGCATTTTGGAAATAAGAACAGCAACTGCCTCCACTAATCCATTTTCTAACTGAACCACCGAAAGAGGACAGAAATTGAGATCAGAgaaaagtataaataaatataatagcAGCAGCAGCATgaacaacaacaatgaagatTGCTGATTATAACAACATCATCACTGACATACTGTGTGAATTCATTGTGTTCATGTAACAAAACTTTCATAATTTTCATGCATACCTCACGGTTGCTGAGCTGATCTAATTGGTAAGATCCATGCAACCGCAACATTTTCACCTGCAAATGAAAGTCAACTTAATCGAAATTCTTTATTTACAAtggaacataaaaaaaaatgtcaaaaatacaGGATTCTTTACTGACCACTATATCTAGCCAACCAACTGACAACGCAGATGACATCACTTCCCAATATCTGGGATCATCCTCAATAACCTGCACGAACAAAATTTTCTATGTTTACCTCTCGAACCTTTGAGAAATTGATCAAACATAATTATTATAAACATTACTAACTTGTCAGGAAGGATGATGTAAAGAACAAtggtctgtgtgtgtgtgttaaatatatgtatttgtaAACTACTTTAGAAAcaattacatgttttttttgcaaataaatTGTAGACTGTAGCGATGGATTTCCCCTAGGGAACATTGGCATAGACTGTATACTTCCTCCTAGaagtattttctattttataatgTGCTGCGTTTCTAGCAATTTGAGGATAGAATAAAAGGCCCGGGTTTTGTGACAATGGCAGTGGTAATGGGGGCAACAGATTATAGAGTATAGACTATTTGGGATGGAACCAAAATCGCATTTACAATTGTAGGGACTACGGTGTAAGCTTTTAAAGGCAATTATCCAACTCAGCTCCATcatgttgatgaattttgaaataaaatataagttagAAGCAAGCTTAAGGGGGTGGCACATGCAGGTGCAGCCCAGAAATATAGCCTTTAGGAGGCTAATAGCACTCTGTTGAAGTTAAGGATTCATGATTCAAGGCGTCCTGTCCCTGCCTTACAATTGTAGCGACACACTTCAAGTAGTATAGGATTTTACCTGTTTTCTTGTATCCATAATTTGATGGTCTGTACATAGCCATACAATTTCTTGCATCTCCTTTTACATTTTCTTGATTATATTTAGTTCAATATTTGAGGGGAAAACTCCCCTGAAATTAGCTGCTGGAGGTAGGTATCCttatcatttatcttattttgctCTAGATGATCCGATATTCATAGATCTTGGAAAATTGATGTTTTACGCCGAATTTCGTTTAATTGGATGCATGTTCCGTACTATTCTGTTTCCAAAAATTAACACAGTGTTGACGACTAACAGCGATGGCAGCATTTAGCATAGAGGATTTTGATGAAATCTGATATGAAAACTTTGACGCTATCCTAATTTCACTATAACGGCAACAATGGCCACTATTCCGATTTCTGCTTGCTGAAGtagaaaaatacaattttagggattttttaaaagataaaactgAAGAATCTGCAGTGATGGATCCAGAAATTTCGATATGTGGGGGAAAGATCATctatgagtatatttatatagTGCATGGGACAACTTATTGaagaaatgatatattttttattttttgttaatactTTTAAAATTTGACAAAGCGACAAATATCACATGAAACTCATATGCATAACTACAATGCCTCAAATGAAGATGTTCACCCTAGCAAGATCGATATTGCCAGTTGAGTTAAGCCgtatggacaaaaaaaaaaactaatttagtGGGCACAATATTTAACTTTTAGTAAGAAAATACATATTCTATTAGATAACTAAACTGCCTATGCAAAAAATTAAGTGGGGGGACATGCCCCCAATATCTTCTTACAAATAGGTCCGTCCCTGAGAATCTGTATGTATGCCAAACATGACCTGTTTTTATacagtaataataaaaaaggaaagagtTAGTGAGTAGTGCTCTTATATTCACCATTACACGTAAAGCTTTCTATATGTAAATTATGTTTTTCCTCCATtcccttttttatttgtatatgcaGCATGCCTTTTTTACATATAATTGACTTATTTCAACCGTTATGCGGCTTCTTGTTTTTGACTCAACACTATCTGCTATTTCACATAGCGGGTGTTTTTTGGCATTCAACTATTTTCCACAATCTGCCATTGATACCACTGCTCTAGCATGTGTTGTTAgttttttgttcatttattaAATTCTGTAGATTTCTCTTGGTAATATTTTTGTatgcatatatatgatatatattatctttttattctaGCCACCATATGCTGCAACCCACACGCCACATATGCTGCAAGAATCCTTAATTTAAAACTCATATACCCAACATTTACAATTCTTTAACGCCTGATAATAaggattcatcatcatcaatcaaattTACATATGGCCAAACCTGTATGTTGACAAGATCATTCTGAAAATCCACTAGCTTGCCATGAATTGTTTCTTGTGTACTGGTAAAGAGGCTATCATAATCCTGTAATAAAACACAACCATGAATATACAAATTGCAAATGTAAACAGTCTTTAAATAAAATCCAACCATCTACAAAACttgtggaaaaataaataaaaagagattaTTACAGCTAACCAATCAACAAGCCTTTCAGGTAGCCATGCTTGAGATTGTTTGTCCACATAAAATATTTCCATCAACTCCCATGCAGCTTTCAAACATGTTGGCTCCTCATTTTTCTACAACAAGTGTTATAAAGTAAGCGACGAACTATAAGTCCCGTAAAGATGGTCTTAATGCAACTCCACACACTCAACAAGAGAATTTAGAATCTGTGATAGTACCTTAACAATTTCATTTGGGTCATCAATTATCGGACTAGGGCCCAACTTTGGCCCTGCAAGAAGCGATGTTATCTCCTTGCTATATTGAAGGACATGCTCCCACctaatttgaaaaacaaataaaacctATTGTCAACAAGTGAACACACATGAATCAGCAAATTATTGTCAACCcacaatcttattattattggttaattcaaaaacaaaacaaaaaaatcgaTTACTTTGAAAGCACAGTGATTTCCAGAGGTATCCCTTGCAATGAGGTTAAGCTAAACCCAAACTTCgatgaataaaaattaaaaccagAGATCAGGACAGAACTTCAACTTTCAGTATTGATATGCGATTTTTTACATGAAAACATGCCAATGCCAACAAAAAAACATAGCAAGAACCAAGCTTTATCCCACTAGTGGGAcaggctacatggatcaaatgacgccataatgttctatcatacatCATATAtttatccaactcattaatgtCTATAtctttctcttatagtttttctaggtctacATATGTCTCTAGTGCCTAAACCACCTACGCTTAGTTTCCACCATCCTTACTACTATACGCCCTGTTTCAACTCTCCCTCTAATATTATAATTTCCAATCTTATCTTGTTAGTCTTATAGTATGTAAAGagatataacaaaaataaaaaatccaaagAGATATTATCACAacttaaattttcaattcttaataataaataataaccaAAATCAAATTAGCAAATTAATCAAGTACACCAAGCAAATCTAACAACACATTATAATTGAAATGCTTAGAAGAAACCTACTCAGCACGGACACTTAAGATTGAAGGCACTGTCGAACATCGACACGCATAGTTAACTTCAGTTACTTccatttatcaaattattatagtGTCAACGTGTCTGTTCGTGTTTATGCGTATTAAATCAATTTTCcacaaaagaattaaaatactTAGAAGAAACCTACTCAGTACCAACACTTCAGATTGAAGACACCGTGCATAGTTAAATACACTTACTTcaatttctcaaattattacctgTGTCCATGTGTCAGTGTAATGTTCAGTGTtcttgtttgtgcttcatactaagaatttcaaaaattataattataatccaAGTTCAATTACCAATCTAACTGATACGTGGAAGGAGACTTCGACATATTTGAAATCGCGCTGCGGCGACTTTGAAGCAACGCAAACGGAGCAACAGATCCATACGCAATTCTTCGCCAATCAGCATCATCAATCTCCGGATCTCCACCACCGAGCTTAACTTCAATGACTTTGGCACCGTCTCCGGCATCGGAGGTTTGAGAAGGTTCGGCGAAGAGGGAGACACGGAGGGAGTTGCCGCGGGACCAGGAGATGGCAAGGCGAGAAACTGGACGGGTGAGAGTGTGGTGGAGAGGGTAGATTGCGAGAGAATCGTTGTTGGTTTCGCCGGAGAATGGGATTAGGGTTCCGTTGTCGACGGTGTTAGGGGACATTTTTGTGGAGTGGGAGTGGGGAGTGTGAGttagggttttggggggtttatAACACAGATTTGTTTACGCGGGAAGGAGTTATGGAAGAGCAAGATTACTCTACTGATGACCGGAGTTACTATGTTTTTACTGCGTTTAACTATGTTTAGTTTATCGcatttgattataattttttgaatctTATCTTATCCTTTTTTTAAgcaatcttatcttatcttaatcAAATAAAGATTTAAGTTTTAACTTATGCTATTTTATTGTagtagaattgttttttttttttgtcaagttcacacaatttaatttatttgtggaCAAGTGGGATGTCTCATGTTCGAACCCCGGCCTCtacatataatatttaatatctataccaactgagctaagcttatGGGAATGAATTGTTTTATCTTTAAACATCAACTATCGAAAtgctttttttttgaaaaaaaaaactatcgaATTGTTTTTATTATCATTAGAAAGCTCACGAGaatgaattgttttttctttaaacatCAACTATCGAATTGTTTTATTATCATTAgattatatttgatttgattgattttttttattaaagatttAAGTAATATTACAAAAAGATAAAcatttaatttgaattatttaaataagagaaatgatatttgtacaacatttttgacaactttctctcagATACTTACATgttattcttattctctctttttctttttatctctcCATTACTTTTGATTAAtaaggagaaagaaaaacatGGTTGTCACTAAAGTGTtttcatgaaatatatatacaaatatcattgttatttaaataaatagtataattgaaaaataaatagtatGTCTAAAATCATGTATTTTCTTAGCTGactttttttattccttttgtttttgctaATAAAATTTTCGGTTAAACACGATGCTCCAATTTAAGGTATGAAAGACCTTCAAGTTGagcaattaaaaatatatttagatttAGCTTCCTTCAAACACACTACCAAGACTCGACCGAACTTAGGACCTCTCGAATTTAACCTTTGGACTTTTTATTCTTTCAACTATACCATTCAATGTTATCTCTAttacaataaatatttaaatttttaataaaaaaatcagttaAATCTCATCTAATTACAATAAGAATGATTTAACTACAAtatacacaatattaattaatcttttattttattatgatatattccacaaaaattataatcagacttgacaaaataaatatacaattaaGCACATTAAAAAATggtatttgaaagaaaaattgaagatgaCAATATCGTTGTTATTTGGAACAACTTTTGCATCAACAcaactttaaataaaatttatttgagcACATAtgcaaatgataaaaattaaaagaaaaattatattaagttattaaattttttttttcatgttaacCTCCAGGTCTCAAGACGAAAAGAGCTCTAATAATCCGAAGTTTTCTCGAGAGATAATTAAAGTATGGACTATTTCACCCGCtcattattataagaaacattcATTCAGAATCATGTTATTTTGATAGATTGGAGATTGCAACTAGTATTTTTATGTAGTTTGAGAGTGATTTGGATAGATCCAAATATCCAATGTCATTGAAGTATAAACAAACATTGTCTCATTGATCAGAAAAACTGATTGGAATATTTCAGTGAGTTTCATAGCTTTCAAAGGGAATATTGGTCCTTCCATTTTAACTTTAGTATAAACAAATTTCCCTATGTTGATTGATATTGACTGTAGTGGAATTTGTTTCCATGTAGtgtcttattttgttttgaccTTGTTAATCAATAAACAAAGAAGCAATAAAAACATGATATAGAATACCAGAATTTTCTTACATAAAAACTGTGTACTATTATTTGTACTCAATTTCTCTACAGAACACAATCACCAAAGATAACTCAATAAAGGCTAGTAATATTCACATGGATATGGATAAAAAGCTAGATACAACAAACAATTAAGCCACAATCAGCTTATTGACTTGTATGTGCTATAGAATATTTAAGAATGGTGTACTCTTTACTTTCATATACACTAATTTCCACACATAAAGGGTTTATGAATTCCTTTATAAATCTCTTTGACCTATCTCTTATTGACTTGTATGTGCCATGCTATTGAGGATGATTTCTCATATGTTTCTGTTAGTCTTCTTCTTTTCCCTTATCTAGCTCGCGAAAACTCGATGGTTCCTCCTGTTTGAAATGAAAATCTTCCACCAGTGGAGGCCATAACACTAAAGTGGGAATGTAACAATCTACTACATTACCATTTCCAAGAACACCACTTCTTCCTCTTCCCAAAGACCAAACTTTATATCCCTCTTGAGCAACAATAATAGTATGAGCCGCGCCACATGCGACTTGAACCGGTTCTAAAAACTTAGCCTCATAAGGATTACTTACAACAAGCGGAGAAAGAGCATCACTAGAATATTCACCAACAACTCGCGCATCCGGATACAAGCCAAGACCCTTCTCCATTCCCCACGACCAAACATCCCCGTCCGACGAAACAACACAAGTATGAAACAAACCACAGTCAACAGAAACAAGATTTACAAATTGTGGCAATTCTTGAACAAGTTCAGGAATTGATGTACTTTGTGTTGTACCATGACCAAGTTGTCCATTTTCACCAAGACCAAATGTCCAACACACACTTTCTAATGTATCATCATTAGGCCTTTTTCTATGAGTTAACAAAGCAGTGTGAAAAGCACCACATGCTATTTCATAAATTGACCAATGAGAATCTTGATCAAATGTTTTTACCATTTCTGGATTTGGTCTATCTTCTGTGTCCCCTAAGCCTAATTGACCATGATTGTTGTTACCCCAAGAGTAACAAATGAGATCATCATTTTCACCATTGTATGATTCTCCAACACTAACTAGTGCTATAATGTGTTCATTTCCACATGCAACTTTTACTACTGTGTGACCATGGAAATCCCAAACTGGTGTTGGAGTGAAATTGCTTACTATTGAGAATATTCCTTCTTTGCTTTGATGTGGACAGTTTCCCCACATCCATAGGGCACCAAGATTATCAATTGATAGTGACATCATTCCTCCTGCTTTGATAGAAATTATCTGGTGGGGAGAGGAGTgatcatgaaaacaatttatatcatcttctgacacgccgacacagctaataatttgaaaaaatcacataattcagtgtaattacaagtgtagGTGTCGTGTCGTGTCCAacaccgggacacgcctaatccgaggagtgccCATGCTTCATAGTATGGCAAGTGTTTATGCAACAAATGCTTAATTAAGCGGTTTATCCAAACATagctttaataaaaaaaaaatttgtattattGTACCTTTAGTTGTGCTTTCCCTTCTACTTCTTCTAACAATAAGGTTGAAGAATCTGGGGGATGCAACTCAAGAAACTTGTTCAACAAGCAAGGAACAACAGAATAATATCCATCTGTATATTTTGGGTTGTGGGCATCCTCTTCATTGATTATACCAAGTTGACCATCCATGCAGTAGTTAAGGAAgtagataaataaaatagtatatagTTGATCAAACTTTTAGAAAGTAAAATTGAGTAATTTCTATAATTTAATTCAAGCATATATTAAGGATACATAAATTGTAACCCCAGCACCAAACAGATCCATCATCTGTTAACACAAAAATTGTATGAAAAATTAGATTGTTAGGATAACCTTCAAATTTGTCtataataaaatatgttaaaattcatttcgaGACATAAGCGAAAAGTGTTTGGAACCTGCAAGAGCTAGACTATGATATGCACCAGCAGCAATTCCCACTATTCTGATAGATTCTTGTGATCCAAACTTGACTTGAGCTGGAAAAAGTTGGTCTTGTTCTGAACCTAAACCAAGTCTTCCTAATGTTCCTCTTCCCCAAGAATATACACGCCCATCCCCTACAGTCATAATCACACACGCGCGGGCAAAAAGCAAATTCCATTAATTCATATAAACTTCTAATAACAAGCAAAGCTAccattaaaaaaacttaaatatagTTTTAAGTCTCTCTATTTTGCTTCATTCACGATATTGGTCCTATTGTTTCAAAATGTATGGTCAATTGAATCAATGATTTGATACTGTCTAGGTAAATTTTCATTTCCTATCATCAATTCAGTTGCCGCATAACCATTTGCCATTGGTGGAAAAAGTGTCCGAGATTTTGAAAATCGAAGGAATCAAATCATAGATTTAGACATGGATGGACTAAAATAGAAAGTTGGTTACCTGCGAGAAGAAG is from Medicago truncatula cultivar Jemalong A17 chromosome 1, MtrunA17r5.0-ANR, whole genome shotgun sequence and encodes:
- the LOC11434621 gene encoding nuclear pore complex protein NUP85 — its product is MSPNTVDNGTLIPFSGETNNDSLAIYPLHHTLTRPVSRLAISWSRGNSLRVSLFAEPSQTSDAGDGAKVIEVKLGGGDPEIDDADWRRIAYGSVAPFALLQSRRSAISNMSKSPSTYQLDWWEHVLQYSKEITSLLAGPKLGPSPIIDDPNEIVKKNEEPTCLKAAWELMEIFYVDKQSQAWLPERLVDWLADYDSLFTSTQETIHGKLVDFQNDLVNIQVIEDDPRYWEVMSSALSVGWLDIVVKMLRLHGSYQLDQLSNRELENGLVEAVAVLISKMPRLRPESAAGNLGECFKSKPDFIKAWEKWRSQITKLDCSPFWIQCDNQQTRVGLRNLLQVMLGNTESLCTASCYWVELYISHFLYIRPFMIGVESMYNLAQKCIQLKPPTGTHRLTGLLIGILGENTEVVLAEISREFGPWMVAHAVELLTAGSEQAEILLYDERYNLGGISMVELHRLAYAQVLSSHALTWQIAPIYLTSCMKQGMGLLENLLYRQSVQHNNMLLKNIEICRLYELDHISSNIMKVAGVYHWKHGRKGAGVFWLQQSQDTNCLDRIAQQLFDSVGKSISDESFKQWEGLIELLGSESKPAGGLEFLHKYRDFKKSLQMVYSGKSTDAARQAVGSLILLMKNPSTPQRFWLPLLFDSLKLLNWKDSPLLSVSETNLLLNKLQEFSLARQRPHFTEPNLPPQALSSIRLALATNLGRAILDE
- the LOC25481846 gene encoding RCC1 and BTB domain-containing protein 2, translating into MEDVANSGNLPFKVTAVAAGEAHTLLLAGDGRVYSWGRGTLGRLGLGSEQDQLFPAQVKFGSQESIRIVGIAAGAYHSLALADDGSVWCWGYNLYGQLGIINEEDAHNPKYTDGYYSVVPCLLNKFLELHPPDSSTLLLEEVEGKAQLKIISIKAGGMMSLSIDNLGALWMWGNCPHQSKEGIFSIVSNFTPTPVWDFHGHTVVKVACGNEHIIALVSVGESYNGENDDLICYSWGNNNHGQLGLGDTEDRPNPEMVKTFDQDSHWSIYEIACGAFHTALLTHRKRPNDDTLESVCWTFGLGENGQLGHGTTQSTSIPELVQELPQFVNLVSVDCGLFHTCVVSSDGDVWSWGMEKGLGLYPDARVVGEYSSDALSPLVVSNPYEAKFLEPVQVACGAAHTIIVAQEGYKVWSLGRGRSGVLGNGNVVDCYIPTLVLWPPLVEDFHFKQEEPSSFRELDKGKEED